GCCGATGGTTATTTAAGAGCGTGGGAGGTGAGCATGCCTAGATGAATCTTTAACTCACTTGAGCTGATTGCTGCTAATTAACATTAGACGTTTGTTCCTCTTTCAGTTCCCCTCCTTGAAGGAGAAGTTGAACTTCAAAGCACACCAAGATGAAATGGAGGATGTAGACATCAGTCCTGATAACAAGGTATCGTTATGGCAACAAAGGTCATACATGCAAATGTAATTCGTAAACAACTACGGCAGACATAGGTAGACATTGTCTCTGTATTTTGTTTAGCACATCGTAACAGTCGGGCGAGATTTTGCATGTAGCGTATGGAGTGGTGATCAGCTGATGCTGGGCTTACGTTGGCATGACAACATGCCCCATATAAAAGAGAAGATGTATCGTTACCAGTCCTGTCGGTAAGTTATCtttagattttatatatattatttttagaaattttataacaaaacaactaattatattgtataaaattatttttttctgatcATCAAAATGTTTTTGCTTGGACTTTTCCTCTAGGTTTGCAAAGGTGGAGGACCAAAAAGATTCATTAAGGCTGTACACTGTCCAGATTCCCCACAAACGAGATCGTAAACCACCCCCATGCTACCTCACGAAATGGGATGGAAAAAGTTTCCTGCCCTTGCTCACTAAACCATGTGGTAATGAAGTGATCTCCTGTTTGAGTGTAAGGTAGGCActgagtgtttttattattatcgtttTGTTGTACGAGTGGTGGGAtggcacgatggctaagtgggtagcgttgaagcctcacagctagaatgtcctgggtttgatttcctggtcaagcagccagggtcctttctgtgtggaatttgcatgttcttcctatgTCCATGGgggttttctctgggttctCCGggttccttccacagtccaaagacattcagtatTAACTGGAgtgtgtaaatgtttgtgtgtgtgtgtgtgcactgtgatggactggcgaccatGTAGAATGTTTTCTACATTTTTTCCcattgaatcagacccaccatgacccggaccagaataaagtggtggtaaaactgacagtgattgaattaataaatgtatacagtatgtggtttgttgtgatttttttaatgttgtttatttatttatttattttcattttttatttcccAAGTGACTCAGGAACTTTTCTTGGTCTGGGCACAGTCACAGGATCGGTAGCCATCTATATTGCATTCTCGCTGCAGGTAAAGACACATATAGACACCTGTAATCCATCAGTAGTAAGCAAGAATAAACTAATTTCTTTCTAAATTGTATATATTTTGCAGAAGCTGTACTATGTACAGGAATCTCATGGTATTGTGGTGACAGACTTGGCATTCCTGCCTGATGCCCCTAAAAGCAAACCTGTGAAGGGAAATAATGAAGTTGCCATGTTAAGTGTGGCTGTAGACAGTTGTTGCCAGATGCATGCAGTGCCCAATCGGAGTaagtataatatacactgagctAAGATACGCATAGTTTCTAAAATAGACTTAAAAGTCAAGGTCCTCTTCGGTCAGAGTGGGTCAGAGAGGTTAGTAGGAGTAGAGGAAGTGAGAATGCGATGGGGtatttggatatgactagattgggaggaaaaatgcaCAAACAAGTATATCAAGTTCTAGATACTAATGCtgcaaaaaagaaatgaatgtgTTCCGGTGAAAAAATTGCACCTGCTCTATTTATAAAAAATTCTGCCATTGTTTAAAAGGACTTAATGCAACAAGTAGCAACATGAAGGTGTAGGAGCTTCCTTAAGATCTTagacataaaaatataaagcaaCACCAAAGCCTGACTCTGTAAACATGCATGTAACTGTGTGCCACACAAGATTTTACAACATGCTcttataatattaacaataataatattaaggaAAGTAGCCTACTGTCAATCTTAAGAGAATGTTGCAGGACAACTTTgggcagcaggaacaacaagcAGTAAGCAAGCATCTGCATTACAGTGTCTGTTCTTGCATAAAGCACTTCTGCATAAGAAGGAGGGAGAATACTTATCTAaatttacacacaaacatttgGACAGATCAGAACGGCTGGATGAAactgtataaataatataattcatCATGTTTGGAGAAAAGAAGGTTGCATGGCTGATTCTAAGAAACCGAAGAGAGCATCATacttgtcatttaaaaaaaacattagtgATGGACCAGAACATATTAGAAAAAATTTCAATCTCATTGTCCaagttttgtttgttagtttattaagattttaacgtcatgttttacactttggttacattcatgacaggaacggtagtcactcattacacacaaggttcatcagttcaaaggttatatcgaacagtcttggacaatttagtgtctccaattcacctcacttgcatgtctttggactgtgggaggaaaccggagcgcccggaggaaacccacgtggacacggggagaacatgcaaacttcacacagaaaggacctgaaccgccccacctggggattgaactcaggacctacttgctgttaggtgacagtgctaacccactgagccaccgtgccacccctgttTTCTAAAACAGAAGATAAATTTGCTTGTATCAGCTAGTCATTctgatttaaatattacattgtATTACATTACatgtttggcatttagcagacactttcatccaaagtaacttacaattacagtggggtcaaaaagtatttagtcagccactgattgtgcaggttctcctacttagaaagatgagagaggtctgtaattttcatcataggtacacttcaactatgagagacaaaatgagggaaaaaaaatccaggaaatcacattgtaggatttttaaagaatttatttgtaaattatggtggaaaataagtatttggtcaataacaaaagttcaactcaatactttgtaacataacctttgttggcaatgacagaggtcaaacgtttcctgtaagtcttcaccaggtttgcacacactgtagctggtattttggcccattcctccatgcagatctcctctagagcagtgatgttttggggctgtcgctgggcaacacggactccacacattttctatggggttgaggtctggagactggttaggccactccaggaccttgaaatgctttttacggagccactccttcgttgcccgagcggtgtgtttgggatcattgtcatgctggaagacccagccacgttccatcttcaatgctctcactgatggaaggaggttttggcttaaaatctcacgatacatggccccgttcattcttcccttaacacggatcagtcgtcctgtcccctttgcagaaaaacagccccaaagcatgatgtttccacccccatgcttcacagtaggtatggtgttcttgggttcttcttcttcctccaaacacgacgagttgagtttttaccaaaaagtttcattttggtttcatctgaccacatgatattctcccaatcctcttctggatcatccatatgctctctggcaaacttcagacgggcctggacatgtactggcttaagcagggggacacgcctggcactgcaggatttgagtccctctcggcgtagtgtgttactgatggtagcctttgttactttggtcccagctctctgcaggtcattcatcaggtccctccatgtagttctgggatttttgctcaccgttctcataatcattttgggatgagatcttggccccaagggagattatcaatggacttgtatgtcttccattttcttacaattgctcccacagttgatttattcacaccaacctgcttgcctattgtagattcactcttcccagcctggtgcaggtctacaattttcttcctggtgtccttcgacagctctttggtcttggccatggttgagtttggagtctgactgtttgaggctgtggacatgtgtcttttatacagataacgaggtcaaacaggtgccattaatacaggtaatgagtggaggacagaagagcttatTAAAGAAgtagttacaggtctgtgagagccagaaatcttgcttgtttgtgggtgaccaaatacttattttccaccataatttacaaataaattctttaaaaatcctacaatgtgatttcctggatttttttttctcattttgtctctcatagttgaagtgtacctatgatgaaaa
This DNA window, taken from Trichomycterus rosablanca isolate fTriRos1 chromosome 3, fTriRos1.hap1, whole genome shotgun sequence, encodes the following:
- the preb gene encoding prolactin regulatory element-binding protein, which encodes MGRRKVPHLYRAPFPLYTVKIDPKTGFIITAGGGGASKTGIKNGVHFLSLELVGSQHTATLVHTHETGSCATMNMALGGDVIAAGQDGNCSVMRFKQRAPKEGRAKDGPEEQGGARRRGGKSQNGGNDVSQMKDESVQILVQRVGEVQSDLSTQDPLQKCVRFSSDLKLLLTGGADGYLRAWEFPSLKEKLNFKAHQDEMEDVDISPDNKHIVTVGRDFACSVWSGDQLMLGLRWHDNMPHIKEKMYRYQSCRFAKVEDQKDSLRLYTVQIPHKRDRKPPPCYLTKWDGKSFLPLLTKPCGNEVISCLSVSDSGTFLGLGTVTGSVAIYIAFSLQKLYYVQESHGIVVTDLAFLPDAPKSKPVKGNNEVAMLSVAVDSCCQMHAVPNRRSVPIWLVLFLCAALLVGVILLLQHLFPGFI